The window TTCCGGAACGCCTGTACGCGAGCCGCACCACCCGATCGCAGAGTTCGGGAAAGGTGATTCCTGCGGAGCGGGCCCCCTTGGGTACCAGGCTGTTCGCCGTCATCCCCGGAAGCGCGTTGGCTTCCAGACACCATGGACGGCCGCCTTCATCGACAATGAAATCGATACGCGAGTAGTCTCGCATGCGAAGAGCCCGGTGGACTTCGAGCGCGAGGCGACGGAGCTCGTCAGAGAGTTCGGCCGGGATATCGGCGGGAAAAATCTCTTCCGCCATGCCTGGTTGATATTTGCACTCATAGTCAAAAATCTCGTGCTCAGGCACGATCTCACCCACCGGGAAAGTGTCGGGGCCGACAACCCCCACAGTGAATTCCCGTCCTGCGTGGTATCGCTCGAACAAGACGACGTCGTCCCACGTCGCACTCACTGCAATCGCCGCGGCGAGCTCGTCTCGATCGTGCGCGAGAAACAGTCTCAGTGATGATCCACCCGCCGCCGCCTTCACGATCACAGGGAGCCCAAGCGCCGCCTCGACTTCATCGACCTTATGCGATCCGACCATCCAATCGGGCGTCGGAATCCCGGCATCCCGCAGCAGGCGTTTGGTAACCTCCTTGTCCATCGCGAGTGAGCACCCGAGGCGATCACTGCCCGTATAGGTCACACCAGCGACGTCGAGGAGCGCCTGGATCGTCCCGTCTTCTCCACTACCCCCGTGAAGGGCCAAGAAAAATACATCGACATCAGCGAGGTCGGCATCGCGAGTGAGCGCGACGGTGTGACTCTCGTCGAGGGCTGCGAGTGCTCCAGGACTGGGAGGAGCCGCCGCCTTGACGCCCTCTTCGAGCAGCTGTCGTTCCCGGTCGGGGCCCAGTCGGCCGTGCACCGTATCGACCGCTACGACTTCATGACCTGCTTGGCGGAGCGCTGATGCGACCTGAACACCGGACGCCAGAGAGACGTCCCTTTCGTCGGACGTACCACCGAGAAGAACGGCGACCTTCACCCGGCCAGCGCCTGGACGACGTCGTATCGGGTGATAATGCCCACGAGTTCGCCGTCGTCGCGCACTAGGCAGGCCGCATTGTCACGGGCGAGAAGCGGACGGATCTCTTCCGCATCGACGTGGCCCTCCAGGACCGGAAAGGGCGCACCCATGACGGTCTCTGAAGTCTTGTCAAGCAGTTCCGGGTCTTCGATGATCTGCGCCATCAGACGTGACTCAGTGATCGACCCGATACACTCGCCGTCGCGCACGACCGGAAGCTGGCCGATGTCATGGGCGGTGATCGCAGAGAGGGCGATCCGGATCGGAGTCGTCGGCTCGACCGTTACGAGTCCGGACACTCGGCCGTCCTTGCCGGCGACGGCCTCAAGCAGCGATGAGCGGCGGGGACGCTCGAGAAACCCGTTCTCTCGCATCCATTCATCGTCGTATGTCTTGCTCAGATACCGCTCACCCCAATCGCAGATCAGAGTGACCACGAATGCGTCGGGATCGTCGAGTTCTTTGGCAAGCTCGACCGCAGTGTGCACCATGAGGCCGGCCGAGCCACCAGCAAACAGGCCCTCCTCTCGGGACACGCGGCGTGCCATCCTGAAGGCTTC of the Longimicrobiales bacterium genome contains:
- a CDS encoding D-alanine--D-alanine ligase, whose protein sequence is MKVAVLLGGTSDERDVSLASGVQVASALRQAGHEVVAVDTVHGRLGPDRERQLLEEGVKAAAPPSPGALAALDESHTVALTRDADLADVDVFFLALHGGSGEDGTIQALLDVAGVTYTGSDRLGCSLAMDKEVTKRLLRDAGIPTPDWMVGSHKVDEVEAALGLPVIVKAAAGGSSLRLFLAHDRDELAAAIAVSATWDDVVLFERYHAGREFTVGVVGPDTFPVGEIVPEHEIFDYECKYQPGMAEEIFPADIPAELSDELRRLALEVHRALRMRDYSRIDFIVDEGGRPWCLEANALPGMTANSLVPKGARSAGITFPELCDRVVRLAYRRSGSHSS